A portion of the Cryptomeria japonica chromosome 5, Sugi_1.0, whole genome shotgun sequence genome contains these proteins:
- the LOC131069169 gene encoding uncharacterized protein LOC131069169 — MVWEVVGEDSGRAMEKRGGVEVEEDKGGKILASYVGIACALAVVGLRVPRSSAGKERVLGSVCRCEWEVEKSNLVRKIDQALAEVEEMKKRRCEDAKANDKVAAMFAARTHQWKAERNQLRKQLEMLLKQSEVLERSPSPCPQCTRKEEMIAGLEAKSLQLNKELIRAFDQIESCERERKNIFEEKEEITQKFAKLLKDDEEKGQIISCLLRKSGEKDEFGRELSIMETQRRQGDWTGLDKSLYAAHIKQRHLQELDAFERQMRAKDERMEAFRQKLLLMEDVTEKLKAENAGLAQSLEQAKLKIAELEVLLEDKDSILKSDSFQEKNRAFYASGDGWRKVDGNAKIKLEKEAEEAKSFSGVHQAEYTGKGLRSFGMNEHENYYEKQKERLRSLLVTSESMPKTYLDGSIFVGKHKLYSEEMDHILPVEDVHLKYLIEEATQAFNSGCKLSSLEGARKTSEKTRVGSFSETYETEKDDSEVERNHPEDSPVVVDKHVSETLQFNQTETEFELQSGLGFVGERQKGRASSLADTESQITMLGHNGQLKGKTVSEDLYLAYKTLATTLEIVHPGKEPDGQVAEQSTSQLQTAPGVSFLAKKDDDIAFDAMSYLTHMLQRDSSWNKAGVLEVSSEVKTLEHELLQLENIAKTMETKCNGSKDGKSITNVFSDNGNENRQIELNQTALSSIRVLKKQVKRYQAVIGKIDDLCRRMNDKDPVHIISGTRTREYIAAQELFLMETAQLQRYVVAMGQKLTAVQSDIARNLLALNSDVAVPANFNVRQSIVTIKINLKEIQRSLEIKLARIIGDLEGTLARDGILHVMPVEWRREHSPISGKSKTGSHFSKTKQ; from the exons ATGGTGTGGGAAGTTGTAGGTGAAGACAGTGGAAGAGCGATGGAGAAAAGAGGCGGTGTGGAAGTGGAAGAAGACAAAGGCGGGAAGATTTTAGCCAGCTATGTCGGAATTGCGTGTGCTTTAGCAGTTGTAGGTTTGCGAGTCCCGAGATCGAGTGCCGGGAAGGAGAGGGTACTAGGAAGTGTGTGTCGGTGTGAGTGGGAGGTAGAAAAGAGTAATCTTGTGAGAAAAATTGACCAAGCGTTAGCAGAGGTTGAAGAAATGAAGAAACGCAGATGTGAGGATGCTAAGGCTAACGACAAAGTGGCTGCCATGTTTGCTGCTCGGACACATCAGTGGAAGGCAGAAAGAAATCAACTCAGAAAGCAATTGGAAATGCTTTTGAAGCAATCGGAGGTTCTTGAAAGAAGTCCAAGCCCCTGTCCGCAGTGCACGAGAAAAGAGGAGATGATTGCAGGTTTGGAGGCCAAATCCCTGCAATTGAATAAAGAACTTATTCGTGCCTTTGATCAGATAGAGTCTTGTGAGAGAGAGCGTAAAAATATCTTCGAGGAAAAGGAAGAGATAACACAGAAGTTTGCTAAATTGCTgaaggatgatgaagaaaaaggaCAAATTATCTCTTGTCTGTTGAGGAAATCTGGGGAGAAAGATGAGTTTGGCAGAGAGCTTTCGATAATGGAAACACAGAGAAGGCAAGGAGATTGGACGGGGCTTGATAAGTCTCTGTATGCTGCCCACATTAAACAAAGGCATTTGCAGGAGCTGGATGCATTTGAGAGGCAAATGAGAGCTAAGGATGAGAGAATGGAGGCTTTTCGCCAAAAATTGCTCCTAATGGAAGATGTGACGGAAAAATTGAAGGCAGAGAATGCGGGTCTGGCTCAAAGTTTAGAACAGGCGAAGCTCAAAATCGCGGAATTGGAAGTTCTGTTGGAGGACAAAGACTCAATTTTAAAGTCGGACAGCTTCCAGGAGAAAAATAGAGCATTTTATGCGTCCGGGGATGGCTGGCGGAAAGTCGATGGTAATGCAAAGATCAAGCTGGAAAAGGAAGCAGAAGAAGCTAAAAGCTTTAGTGGTGTGCATCAAGCAGAATATACAGGAAAAGGTCTTAGGTCTTTTGGGATGAATGAACATGAAAACTATTATGAAAAGCAGAAAGAAAGATTGCGATCTCTTCTAGTGACAAGCGAATCAATGCCAAAAACTTATCTGGACGGTTCCATATTTGTTGGCAAGCACAAGCTATATTCTGAAGAGATGGATCATATTCTGCCGGTGGAAGATGTCCATCTAAAATATCTCATTGAAGAAGCTACTCAAGCATTCAATTCTGGATGCAAGTTATCTTCTCTGGAAGGCGCAAGAAAGACTAGTGAAAAAACACGAGTGGGTAGTTTTTCAGAGACTTACGAAACAGAGAAGGATGATTCAGAAGTAGAGAGGAATCATCCTGAAGATTCGCCAGTTGTTGTTGATAAGCATGTTTCTGAAACTCTTCAATTCAATCAAACAGAAACTGAGTTTGAACTCCAATCAGGGTTGGGTTTCGTTGGTGAAAGGCAGAAAGGTAGGGCATCTTCTTTGGCAGATACAGAATCTCAGATAACAATGTTGGGGCACAACGGACAGCTAAAAGGAAAAACTGTTTCTGAAGACCTTTATTTGGCCTACAAGACATTAGCTACAACACTTGAGATTGTTCACCCTGGAAAAGAACCTGATGGCCAG GTTGCCGAGCAAAGCACATCTCAACTGCAAACAGCTCCTGGTGTTAGCTTCCTGGCAAAGAAAGACGATGACATAGCGTTTGATGCTATGTCTTACCTGACACACATGCTACAAAG GGATTCTTCCTGGAATAAGGCTGGAGTTCTGGAAGTATCCTCAGAGGTTAAAACCCTTGAGCACGAATTACTGCAGCTGGAGAATATAGCCAAAACAATGGAAACAAAATGTAATGGATCCAAAGATGGAAAATCGATTACAAATGTATTTTCTGACAATGGAAATGAAAACAGGCAAATTGAATTGAACCAAACAGCTCTTTCTTCCATTCGTGTGCTAAAGAAACAAGTAAAGAGATATCAGGCTGTAATAGGAAAAATTGATGACTTATGCAGGAGAATG AATGATAAAGATCCAGTGCACATTATTAGTGGCACTAGAACAAGGGAATATATTGCAGCACAAGAGTTGTTTCTTATGGAAACAGCTCAGCTTCAACGTTATGTGGTAGCTATGGGACAGAAATTGACGGCAGTGCAATCAGATATTGCACGTAACTTGTTAGCTTTGAATAGTGATGTTGCTGTTCCTGCCAACTTCAATGTGAGGCAGTCAATTGTGACTATAAAAATTAATTTGAAGGAGATACAAAGAAGTTTGGAAATCAAGTTGGCCAGAATCATTGGTGACCTTGAGGGAACATTAGCGCGTGATGGAATACTACAT GTAATGCCAGTGGAATGGAGAAGAGAGCATAGCCCGATTTCTGGAAAGAGCAAAacaggaagtcacttctcaaagacgaAACAGTGA